The following is a genomic window from Parabacteroides johnsonii DSM 18315.
CTTTCGTTGGTTTTCTTCGGTCTGCTTTCCGCTCCTTACAATATTGCAGCTATGTTCCTGAACGGCTTGTCGCTGGGTTGTATGTGGGGTGTGATCTTTAGTTTTATCGAAGGGCGTCGGATGACGGATATCCTTGCCAGCCTGTTAGGAGTCAGCATGGTGATCAGTTCCGGGACGGCTAAGTCGGCAGGGTTGTATGTTATGAATAACCTGCATGTGAATGAGTTCTGGATGCCTGCGCTGATCGGAGCTGTTGCACTGCCCCTTTTGGCGTTGCTCGGATATGCCTTGGATCGTCTGCCGCAACCGACCGAAGAAGATATTGCGATGAAGTCGGAGCGTGCAACACTGAACGGGAAACAGCGTTGGGAGTTGTTCAAGAATTTTATGCCTTTCCTCATGATGTTATTCGTTGCCAATATAGCCATCGTGGTGCTGCGCGATATAAAAGAAGACTTTTTAGTGAATATCATCGATGTTTCCAAGTATTCGCCTTGGCTTTTTGCGAAGATCGACAGTGTGGTGACGCTTATCATCCTGGTGGTTTTCGGGTTGATGGTCTTTGTGAAGGACAATCTGAAAGCGCTTTCCATCCTTTTCGGATTGATTATTACGGGGATGGTCGTGATGTCTGTTATCTCTTTCGGGCAGGAACGGTTCCAGCTTTCTCCCGTTGTCTGGCTGTTCATCCAGAGTCTTTGCCTGTATATCGCGTATCTTACTTTCCAGACAGTTTTCTTCGACCGGTTCATTGCCTGCTTCAAGATTCATGGGAATGTAGGGTTCTTTATTGTGACGACGGACTTTTTAGGATATACCGGGACAGTGCTGGTGCTCGTGTTGAAGGAATTTTGCAACCCGCATATCGACTGGGCGGTATTTTATAACCAGTTTGCCGGATATGTCGGCATCTTCTGCTGTATCACCTTCATCTGTTCCTTTGTATATTTGCATCAGCGTTTCCGCAAGGAAAACGGATTGGCTGCCAAAAACAACGCAGTGCTCGAATTGGATACGGCTCCGCGGAACGCGATCACGATGGCTTGATAAACGAATCAGTATAATAAAAGAAATAAATCAGTTATGAAAAAGATTTCGTGTGTGATTATGGATTGGGCCGGAACGGCTGTCGATTTCGGCTGCTTTGCCCCTTTGAATGCTTTCCTGAAAGTTTTCTCCGAAGAAAAAGGGATTGATATCACCTACCGGCAGGCACGTGAGCCGATGGGATTGTTGAAAATAGACCATATCAAGGCAATCCTGAATATGCCGGAAGTAAAAGCCAAATTCCAAGCTCGCTATAACCGTGACTGGAACATGGATGATGTAAATGAAATGTACCGGAGTTTCGAGAAGCATTTGTTCTCGTCTCTTCGCAACTTTACGGACCCGATCCCCGGTGTGTTGGATACGATGAAACTATTGCGCGAAGAAGGAATTAAGATCGGTTCGACAACAGGCTATACGCAGGCGATGATGGATGTGGTCCGTCCCGATGCGGCTGCTAAAGGCTATGTGGTGGATAATTTGGTTACTCCGGACGATGTTCCCGCCGGACGTCCTGCCCCGTATATGATCTATAAGAATATGATCGATCTGGCTATTCCTTCTGTCGATAATGTGGTGAAGGTGGGTGACACGATTGCCGATATCAAGGAAGGAGTGAACGCCAAAGTATGGAGCATCGGCATCGTGACCGGCAGCAACGAGATGGGACTGACAGAAGAGGAATACAACCACCGTTCGCCGGACGAACTGATCGAACTCAAGCGCGAAGTGCGTGAACGGCTGTTGAATGCCGGCGCCCATTTCGTCTTGGACAATATTACGGAACTTCCCGCCTGCATTGAGAAAATTAACGGTAAATATTGATTTATAATAAGAACGTCATGAATACAAAAAGAAACTACCTGCTGCTTACCCCCGGTCCCTTGAGCACATCCGAAACAGTTCGCGAAGCGATGCTTCAGGATTGGTGTACCTGGGATAAAGATTATAACGAAGGAATTGTAACCCCTATCCGTAAAGGTCTGTTGGCTATTGCCGGACTGGATGAGGACGAATATACGGATGTCTTGTTGCAAGGCAGCGGGACATATTGTGTGGAGGCTACCATCGGTGCGGCTGTGAAACCGACCGACAAACTCCTGATCCTGGCAAACGGCGCCTACGGCAAACGTATGGCACAGATCGCAGAATACTACCATATTGACCATGTGCTGATCTCCCTGCACGAGACGGAACTGGTGACCGGCGAAGTGGCCCGCAAGGCCCTCGAAGCCAATCCGGGCATCACACATCTGTCGATGGTACACAGCGAAACGACTACCGGCCTGTTGAACCCGATCGAAGAAGTGGCCGAAGTCCTGAAGGGTCGTAACATCACCTTTATCGTAGATGCCATGAGCAGCTTCGGCGGTGTGCCAATTGATATGAAGAAGCTGGATATTGACTTTTTAGTCAGCAGCGCCAACAAATGTATCCAGGGGGTTCCCGGTTTCGGCTTTATCATTGCGAAGAAAGATAAGCTGGTGGCCACGAAAGGAAATGCCCGCTCTCTCTCACTCGACATCTATGCGCAGTGGGAAACGATGGAAAAAGGCGGCGGCAAATGGCGTTTTACGTCGCCAACACATGTGGTGCACGCTTTTTATCAGGCCATGAAAGAGCTGAATGAAGAAGGTGGTATCGCTGCCCGTTCGGAACGCTATAAGCAAAATCACCGTACATTGGTCGATGGTATGCGTGCGTTAGGTTTCAAGACCTTGCTGCCGGATGCTTCGCAAGGCCCGATCATCACTTCTTTTCTGTATCCTTCTGCCGACTTCGATTTCCAGGCTTTCTACAATCAGTTGAAGGCGAAAGGCTTCGTCATCTATCCCGGTAAAATCTCCGACGCCGATACATTCCGTATCGGGAACATCGGTGATATCTTCCCTAACGATATGGAGGCGCTTTTGCAGGCGATACGATCAATAAACTACTAAAAAGTTTTAACATCCTTATAAATGAGGGTGTGTCAAATTGATATTACCGGGCGCAGACGACTCAGAACACGCAGACGGAGGCGGATTTATTTTGTTGATAATTAATAGTATCTGTGTTAATCAGTGCTTGTATGTGTCATCTGTGTCCCATGAATGCCGATATTTGACACATCCCGTTTTACCGTTAAGAAATAGCAAATCGATAGTTGCGATGTAAGAAGATTTTTGTTCCTTTGGGGGCGAAAATCAATAAGGCATTTAGTGAAATCTTTTATTTGCATCCTGCTGGTATTATTCCAGTTTACAATATTTACAACGGTAGGAGCGGTTTGCGAACCGCCCTTCCGTCTTTCCGTATCCGATACGGGAGTACAGGACAGTGTATCCCGGATGTCTGTCGTCGAATATAAATTCAAACCGAAAAGCTTGATCCTTCCTGCCTCCTTGATAACAGTCGGGGCGATTGGCACTGCCATAGACGGGATGAACGATTTCCACCTCTTTTCCCGCAAAGATTCTGTCAAGAAGATACGGATCGACGATTATATGGAATGGGGCATGCTGGGGTGGGTTTTTGTCTGCGACCTGATGGGGAAGGAGAAACATAATTGGGTGGACCAGCTTTGTCTGGTTGTCATTGCCGAAGGCTTCAATGCCGCCATGACACGGACAGTCAAATATACTGTAGGTGAAATACGTCCTGACGGCGGTCCCCATTCGTTCCCTTCCGGACATACCGCCAATGCTTTCTTAGGGGCGCATATCGCCTGGAAGGAATTTAAGGACAGCAGCCCGGTTTTAGCCTATTCCGGTTATGCGCTGGCGACTTTCGTTGCTTGTTCACGCTTGTATAACAACCGGCATTGGGTGGCCGATGTGGTGGCGGGAGCTGGTTTCGGTATCCTTTCTGTCGAACTTGCCTATCTGACTTATTTTCCCATCCGTAACGCGATCGCCCGTAAAATCAATATGAAGGGAAGTGATCGCCTGGTTGTCGCTCCGGCGCTTGGTCCTACTGGGGGAGGCCTTTATTTGTCATGGAAATTTTGATGACTTGTGATTTAGATGCCGATGATAAATCATAAGTTATAAATCTTTTCCAGCTCTTCGATAAACGTCCGGTCATTACTGAGACGGGGTATTTTGTGCTGGCCGCCTAATTTCCCTTTCCTGCGAAGCCATTCGTAGAAGGTCCCTTCGCGGGCAACTTGGATTTCCAGCGGTTGGA
Proteins encoded in this region:
- a CDS encoding DUF5690 family protein, translated to MNYEQQTKNPSRKRLSDFLFILWAGGAALLSYSLVYALRKPYTAAAFEDVEFFDMDYKVVVTISQIVGYVISKFMGIKLISELRREERLKFILMSVVMAELSLVFFGLLSAPYNIAAMFLNGLSLGCMWGVIFSFIEGRRMTDILASLLGVSMVISSGTAKSAGLYVMNNLHVNEFWMPALIGAVALPLLALLGYALDRLPQPTEEDIAMKSERATLNGKQRWELFKNFMPFLMMLFVANIAIVVLRDIKEDFLVNIIDVSKYSPWLFAKIDSVVTLIILVVFGLMVFVKDNLKALSILFGLIITGMVVMSVISFGQERFQLSPVVWLFIQSLCLYIAYLTFQTVFFDRFIACFKIHGNVGFFIVTTDFLGYTGTVLVLVLKEFCNPHIDWAVFYNQFAGYVGIFCCITFICSFVYLHQRFRKENGLAAKNNAVLELDTAPRNAITMA
- the phnX gene encoding phosphonoacetaldehyde hydrolase, translating into MKKISCVIMDWAGTAVDFGCFAPLNAFLKVFSEEKGIDITYRQAREPMGLLKIDHIKAILNMPEVKAKFQARYNRDWNMDDVNEMYRSFEKHLFSSLRNFTDPIPGVLDTMKLLREEGIKIGSTTGYTQAMMDVVRPDAAAKGYVVDNLVTPDDVPAGRPAPYMIYKNMIDLAIPSVDNVVKVGDTIADIKEGVNAKVWSIGIVTGSNEMGLTEEEYNHRSPDELIELKREVRERLLNAGAHFVLDNITELPACIEKINGKY
- the phnW gene encoding 2-aminoethylphosphonate--pyruvate transaminase, coding for MNTKRNYLLLTPGPLSTSETVREAMLQDWCTWDKDYNEGIVTPIRKGLLAIAGLDEDEYTDVLLQGSGTYCVEATIGAAVKPTDKLLILANGAYGKRMAQIAEYYHIDHVLISLHETELVTGEVARKALEANPGITHLSMVHSETTTGLLNPIEEVAEVLKGRNITFIVDAMSSFGGVPIDMKKLDIDFLVSSANKCIQGVPGFGFIIAKKDKLVATKGNARSLSLDIYAQWETMEKGGGKWRFTSPTHVVHAFYQAMKELNEEGGIAARSERYKQNHRTLVDGMRALGFKTLLPDASQGPIITSFLYPSADFDFQAFYNQLKAKGFVIYPGKISDADTFRIGNIGDIFPNDMEALLQAIRSINY
- a CDS encoding phosphatase PAP2 family protein, which encodes MKSFICILLVLFQFTIFTTVGAVCEPPFRLSVSDTGVQDSVSRMSVVEYKFKPKSLILPASLITVGAIGTAIDGMNDFHLFSRKDSVKKIRIDDYMEWGMLGWVFVCDLMGKEKHNWVDQLCLVVIAEGFNAAMTRTVKYTVGEIRPDGGPHSFPSGHTANAFLGAHIAWKEFKDSSPVLAYSGYALATFVACSRLYNNRHWVADVVAGAGFGILSVELAYLTYFPIRNAIARKINMKGSDRLVVAPALGPTGGGLYLSWKF